tgtatgtatgtatgtatgtatgtatgtatgtatgtatgcgtgtatgcatgctcGTATTAATGTTCGTTTTTAtgctcagttataataaaaacattagTTTGATGGGTCACTCTATACTTTTCTAGtgttcaaatttattattctgaaagaagaatattattgacagtaacttcgtaGTTTCATCCATCTAAATACCTTCGGGCTGCGATGCATCGAAGTTAATGTTGGTTTTATACAGTCTCTGCTTCCTTGGGTGTATGGATTAGCGTGGAGTAAGAATTAGGTTTTAAGGTGTGTCGTTATGGAGAGGTGTTTTGGgcaaatttttattgattaaattcgGGGTTATGTTATTGCTTAGAATTTATTCGTGTCTGTAGAAATTTGTAAGCAGTtgtggatcacacacacacacgtacatattacacatttacattcatacatctgtgtgtatatatatatatgtgtgtgtgtgtgtgtgtgtgtgtgtgtgtgtatgcgtgtatatatacatatatgcatgtatgtagtatatatatatatatatatatatatatatatatatatatatataNNNNNNNNNNNNNNNNNNNNNNNNNNNNNNNNNNNNNNNNNNNNNNNNNNNNNNNNNNNNNNNNNNNNNNNNNNNNNNNNNNNNNNNNNNNNNNNNNNNNNNNNNNNNNNNNNNNNNNNNNNNNNNNNNNNNNNNNNNNNNNNNNNNNNNNNNNNNNNNNNNNNNNNNNNNNNNNNNNNNNNNNNNNNNNNNNNNNNNNNNNNNNNNNNNNNNNNNNNNNNNNNNNNNNNNNNNNNNNNNNNNNNNNNNNNNNNNNNNNNNNNNNNNNNNNNNNNNNNNNNNNNNNNNNNNNNNNNNNNNNNNNNNNNNNNNNNNNNNNNNNNNNNNNNNNNNNNNNNNNNNNNNNNNNNNNNNNNNNNNNNNNNNNNNNNNNNNNNNNNNNNNNNNNNNNNNNNNNNNNNNNNNNNNNacactatacatacatatatatatatatttctcaaaggTAGAACAGAAAAAACACAAGCGGAAACCGTCAAAACACAACACGCAGGAAAagaacgatatatatgtgtgtgtgtgtgtgtgtgtgtgtgtgtgtgtgtgtgtgtgtgtgtttagaatgtatatattatacgtttGGATAGGCACAAGCGCCAGCATCATTATAGTGTGTGTGAAGAGATGCTATTCTGACCGACTTTGTGCTTCTCTCGGCGAATAATTACAATGAGAAATCATGTGCACAAGAGAAacaagtttttgttgtttttaatgttttgttataccaggattcgaactcagttttatataacattttagtAGCTTCTGTTCGCTGGTTCGAATGTACATCTGttccaacacacaaacacactctctctctctctctcactctctctctctttgtctctctctctctctctttgtctctctctctctctcgcgcgttcccgcacacacacgcacacacgtttatacacgcaaacacaaagacacgcacgcacgctcgcctCACACAAGCGGGCGTGGCAACATACACTCGTGTATACGCGTGCATTTCTCCCGCTCTTCCCTTCTCTCATTCCCTGCCCTtgctcaccccctctctctctctcgctcataaacgcacgtatgtacgtctctctctctctctctctctctctgttttaggCAATAAAtagtttccttatatatatatttactgtttattgttttatcgatctcgatgCTGAATGTAAGAATCTGTTTGGAATCGTAACTAGGCAGCGAAGTTGGAACCACGATGTATCCAATGAAGATCCCCCACCCACCCCAGTCACCTCTTCTACTTTATTCAAATGACAAAGTAACAGTGCGCCACCAGAGGAACAACTTACAACAGAAAGTATAGAAAAGATTACAAGATATCGTTGTAGGATTCTAATTAGCGCAAGCTGTGTAATTTGCTCGTGTGTGGGGGTGACTGTATATGTAGGTGAGtctatcaccctctctctctctctctctctctctctctctccctctctctctctcttccacttccccatttctctttatatatatatatatgtatatatatatatatatatNNNNNNNNNNNNNNNNNNNNNNNNNNNNNNNNNNNNNNNNNNNNNNNNNNNNNNNNNNNNNNNNNNNNNNNNATGTGTGGTGCCGATGATATTGAATAACGAAGTGTTTTCTACATTTACACATAGACAGACTGTAACTCATAAAGCGCCGTTCCCCCCCCACCTTTCTCTCTActtgctttctctctatctcgCAAACACCCAATCACAATTCTCATTATTCTatccttcctccttctctctctctctcattccacaAATCGCTCTCAGTTCCGTTTGTTTCCcacttttttttgggggggggggatttgttcttttttttctttcaaagttcagtgcttttctctctctctctctctcattctctctccgtcattttctcttttccttctcttaccCATACATGAGTCTAGTGGAGCGGACAACTGGAACTTCTATAGCTAAAGCAAATTATGTATACGTTCTCCCTCACCAGCGCACTCATCTatggacgcaaacacacacgcaggaacgtacgtatatatatatatagatctataccaaaatacaaacttatatttacataaatacttacacacgcacgcacgcgcacacacacacacacacacacacacacacacacacacacacatacgtatgtatgtatatatatgtgtgtaccgatataattatgtatacatgccAATGGATGTTTACTAACATGAATTTCTTTTAAACTTACAAGCAAAggaaatttaagatatatatatatatgtatgtataaatattgtgtACTTTTGTGATATTCAGGATGGGATCTGTTCAGCTCTATAACTTTCCCTTTCTACCACGTTCTGAAatcgtgtatacacatgcatctacTTACCATtttataagtacatataattTACGCACGTGCAAATCTCCCAGCTGtgttctcacatacacatagacacgcatgcatttatacacacatagacacgcatgcatttatacacacatagacacgcatgcatttatacacacatgctaggcacacacacactcgctgaTAAAtcttcacacacttacacagggAGTTttaatatctctctatctctctatctctctatctctctatctctctatctatctctctatctctctatctctctatctctctatctctctatctctctctctatctctctatctctctatctctctatctatctatctatctatctatctattaaaatCCAACCACCGCTTAAATGTACATAAGTATACGCATAAAAACGCAGAAAGTTGAACGCACGGATACACTTATTGTACATACACGGAAAGTATTTTGTTAAACAAACTTTTCTCTtctgcacaaacatacattatacatacatgaacatgttACAGGTGTATAGATTTATCTCCATGACGTACTCCTCCACATACAAATAGACGAGTCTATGCATAAAACATGTACATGACAACATTTCAGTTGTATCTTCTTACCGTTCCACGTTCTGCTGATGTAAAGTcacttgcgcgcacacacacatacattcaggcGAGAACACGGTCAGACACATAGACGTGCGCACAAGGCAGCACGTGTTTGGCATCGGCGCATGCGAAGTTACACCTCACCCGAAAAGTCAGTGTTATAAAccagacgacgacgacgacgacaacaacaacaacatcggcagcagcagcagtaacatcaaCAATGTTGTACCATTAAAATTACCTATTTTCATAACAAATCGAGGCAGTAGTTAATGATAGTGGTCGGTGTTGTTAGTTTTATTACCTGAACAAAGAAtcgagttaaaagaaaataaaaaaaaagtgttaactTTGACTGCGTCAAGCACAAAGCATTGTTTCAGTCCACCTGCTCGGTGGGTCCGGGTGAAAGTAAAACGATTTCTACCGATCATACGAGCGTGGTAGAACTGTAaccatgataataatagtaacaacaacaacaacaacaacaaaacaacagtatcagaaacagcaacagcaacaacaacaacaacagccgtaCACGTATCTTCCACCCAGCAGCATGGCACAAACTGTTCCAGCATCCTGCTGACCTCGATTCGGCTCCACATGCTAACTGGCCCAGTCGATCATCCATATCAATGAATCAGACGACGGGACGGATTTTACCGGCAATGACATCTGCTACCTTAAACAGCGAAGCTGATATCTCGGCCAGTGCACTTCTACGGCCTTTCTTGGATAGCGACTGTGATAATGATTGCTACTCGAACAATTTCTCCTTCATGGTGAACGACTCTTATGAGTACAACAATGGAGACAACATGCTGAAGGATAATCTATCTAAAGCTGTCAATGGACACGAGTTGACCAACGAGTCGAAAATCGGCctgatatttctttattctacAACAACGATTTTGGCCATAACGGgaaatattattgtaatattagtGTTCACAGTTGGGAAATGGTCACGCACTGACCTCCGTCCATTTCTGATTAATCTGGCTATTGCTGATCTTGTCATGGCTATCTTTTGTATGCCGTTCACTTTTACATATGTACTTCTAGAAACGTGGATTTTCTCAAAGCCCGTATGTCCGATGGTCTTATTTGTACAAATGGTCGCCGTGACAGCCAGTGTCTCGACAAACATGGCCATAGGAATCGACAGATTTTTAGCTGTGGCTTTTCCGTTAAGATCACGGTTAACATCAGCAAGGTCGAAATGTATCATCCTTCCTATCTGGATTGCATCTGTAATGCTTGCGTCTGTTAATCTCTTTGTGGGTCGAGCCTTTGACTTAAAAGTGCCGCCGAAAGGTGGTGGACTACCAAATTTAACTATCACAAAGTGTGAAGAGGTGTGGCCCAACGCTACACCAAGAAGAGTCTTCACATTATTTGTTTTGACAATTACATATTTGTTACCAATGTTGATTCTTGGAGTTACCTACAGTATTATCGGAGTTATCCTCTGGCGAAGAACGGCGCCGGGAAATGCCGATCGAGTGCGGGATTCCCAGCAACTTCGATCGAAAAGAAAGGTAAGTTTAACAAACAAGGTACATATTGTTTTACCCCCGATCTAGTTAACCGTCGTTAAATTCCGCCTTACAGAaagataaactttaaaaaatgttaGTTAtttataaactacacacacacacacacacacacatatgtacgtgtgtgtgtgtgtgtgtgtgtatatatctatgtttatatagacgtgtatatatatatatctgtatacatacatacacacacatactacatatatacaacacacacacacgtatacttatcTTAAAAATGTATGGATTTTAAGACTAaactttcttattttatatatggatatatgtataaatatgtgtatatttatatacatatacatatatgaaaatttattgaacgtatgcatattcatatgaaaatatatatacagctgtatataaacgtgtaagtatatacatatatgtgtgtataaacatatagatgcatgcatgtatatgtgtgtgagtatatatatatgtatatatatatatatatataaagtacatatataaacatataaatacatatatgtgtatgtgtaaaagcttgtctataaatgtgtttacaaataggtacatatacattatatatatatatatatatatatatatatatatatacacacacacacacacacacacacacacacacacacaNNNNNNNNNNNNNtacacacacacacacacacacacacacacacacacacacacacacacacacacatatatatatatatatatatatatatacgtacatatatacatgcatgtatgtacataaataaatataaacatatatgtacacactcatgcgtatgtatatgtgtgtgtaatgcgtgtatgtgaaaacagagaggaaaaaaagaaagagaccgAGAGATACTATGTAAGAGGGGGAGAGATTGAGAAATCGACCGAGTATGTAAGTAAAAATGtagcatacatgcgtatatgtatgtataatatatatatatatatatatatatatatatatatatacacacacacacacacatatatatatatgtacacatttacatatatgtgtatatgcatatacacataaatacatatacacataaatacatatatacatatatatttgtaaatatatatatataatgaatacatgcatgcacaggcatatacacacacatagacgagcgcacgcacgcacacacgtaaccTTTTACGTTTGCATTCCTCCCTGCCGATTCATGGAACATCTAATCACATCACCTCGGCGCATTTTCCGATATAATATGATTAAAGTCAGTGAAAGGCATGAAATGCACAGCAACGTGTTAGTGCGTAGCAGAACTGTTACAGAAATGATTATTGCATGAGAGGATTTCTCTAAGTAAAAACAGCAGAGCAGTCAAACACATACAGCTGTCTATTTTAGTCTAAATAAGCCTGGGGTACATTGATATGGCTGGGACAAGACGCGCACAGTTATGTACTTACTCTGACATTGTGTCTggatgcgcgcgcgtgtgtatatatatatatacatatatatacatatacacacacatatgtaggtaagcacgtatgtatataagtatgagtgTATGAAAATGCGTGTATacctgtatgaataaatatatttttacatacacacatacacactcatacctacatttttacatacatatatgtgtgtgtgtatgtgtgtattgtgtgcgcgcacacacacacacacacacacacacacacacacatatgaacacaacGAAAAATAATGTTGCTTATACAGTTATATAGACTTGacgttgtgtatatatgagagttgCGTGCGTGAGTTTGCGGTTTGTCCGCCGCTCTTCTTCATTTTCGCACGTATACACTCATTTATGAATATGTTTGCACCAATATATCCTAACGATTTGTGGTTGTGAAATGCAATGAAGGTAAAGTGCATAGATTTTATTCCAGGTAAACCGTCGACAATactattcaatatatttcaccttataataataataataataataataataataataataataacaataatagtagcaacaacaactataataatctattcatgaatgtatatatgtacagtcacacacacacacacacacacacacacacacacacacacacacatacacattctaattttggcacgaaGCAAAGAATATTTAGGGAATGAGTTAGACGATATCCTCTCTCTCACAAATTGAAGGATGTTATTGTCTTCGACTTTTCGCCTGCGGAAGGTTGCAAAGTAAGGCGTAAGGAACCGGTTGAACGTCGTAGAGATTCCGCTCACCTGTCATAAAAATTcttaaacaacaatatcattgTCAGTCCGACGATGGCTTAAACAAGCCgacacttcgaagtcactgtggataatattcttgtttaagaataataaatttctacCCTACAAAACTATcaggttaatgtaaaattgtttacaTTACAACTAATCATACAAAACAGACATTAACCTCTACACagacatacggacatacatacgtacacacacacatacatacattcataaatacatacatacatacatacatacatacatacatagtccagtgatgagatccagagattttcCGTATAGAAGacagtagtgctcaaaagattcaaacttagagaCCGATGTCTTTACAGGGAATCAGTTCCAcaaggtaaacacacacacacacacacattttacttgtttcagtcattggactgcggccatgctggagcgccgcacatatttatcctttacttgtccGACTGCACCATCCAGAAGGGCTTTACTCGAACGAATCAACGCCGGAGCTCATAGTTTCTTAAAGCCTATGATTTGTTCTACCGCTCTTGTTTGCCGAATCCCCGCTTTTCggaaacatagaaataaacagctgttgtcaagcggtagagGAGGactaatagacacacacacacccacacacatagggccagtttctttcagttttaccaAACCCAGTCACACTAAAATCCGGGCTTGCTTAGGAAGTCACGTCGTGGAACTGAACTGGAACTTTTCATGCCTGGGAAGcgcctattcatacatacataaccacctttctttccttccctgagcttCTGCTAacactttgcatgtaccacgtcctcgcgttgtcgTTTTTCCTTTCTTGTGTTtggtcttcgttttttttttNNNNNNNNNNNNNNNNNNNNNNNNNNNNNNNNNNNNNNNNNNNNNNNNNNNNNNNNNNNNNNNNNNNNNNNNNNNNNNNNNNNNNNNNNNNNNNNNNNNNNNNNNNNNNNNNNNNNNNNNNNNNNNNNNNNNNNNNNNNNNNNNNNNNNNNNNNNNNNNNNNNNNNNNNNNNNNNNNNNNNNNNNNNNNNNNNNNNNNNNNNNNNNNNNNNNNNNNNNNNNNNNNNNNNNNNNNNNNNNNNNNNNNNNNNNNNNatatatatatatatatatatatatatatatataaacatagatatatgcatgtgtatgtgtgtgtgtgtgtgtgtaacttttgaatagatatacacacataaatatatactcatagatatatatttatatatatatataaatatataaaatatatatgtacatttatgatatatacactcacaacgcccccacatacctatatatatatatacgtttgtatatgtgtgagtatatacgaaTTCATAcgtttacacatgtacatacacactggtatatatttatgtatatatgggcaaaaatatttactttttaatatatataactcattgcatagcaccttgagcaagtgtcttctgctacagccttgggccgaccaaagccttgtgagtggatttggtagacggaaactcaaagaagcccgtcgtatatatgcatatatatatttatgtgtatgtgtgcgtgcgcgcgcgtgtatgtttgtgtgtctgtgttttttctccaccatcgcttgacaaccgatgctggcgtgtctacgtcctcataacttagcggtccggcaaaataaccgatagaataagtaccaggcttacacagaataagtcctggggtcgattcgttcgactaaaggctgtgctccagcatggccgcagttgaatgactgaatcaaataatagaaagaacaaaagaatgtgtgtgcgtgtgtgtatgaatatatggggTTTAGGCATTtgtgtagttatacatatattcatatgtgtatgtttacatgcctgtttatatccatacatacatatcagttaatcgatctatcgatttatctacatgcccccacacacatattcatatgtatgcattagaAAGCCTTATGTGTGAAATAAGAGAGTGAATATTGCTAAGTGAAAAAAGCGGGAGTGCGTCTCTTCCCTGCGGAGCGCTTAACAATCCGATGAACGGTCTGTCAAGagtcttccttcttcctttttttgtttttgcacgtCGGTAATATAGAAAGAGTGTGATTACATTCTTATTTAAAATAGGCTGATGCTTTGTTACgtttaatttcatttcagtttgttttttctGAGCTATACCACTTTCTGCATTAAACACACATTATTCAGTGATGCGCTTTTAAAGCGCAAGTGTGCAAGTCAGTCCAGCATCGACACTTTTAGCCCGAGATGTCTCCGCTTCATGTTGCTACTTATCTGGGTTACTGGTTGGTGAAAGGAAGGCGGTCACG
The genomic region above belongs to Octopus bimaculoides isolate UCB-OBI-ISO-001 chromosome 2, ASM119413v2, whole genome shotgun sequence and contains:
- the LOC106879778 gene encoding substance-K receptor, translated to MNQTTGRILPAMTSATLNSEADISASALLRPFLDSDCDNDCYSNNFSFMVNDSYEYNNGDNMLKDNLSKAVNGHELTNESKIGLIFLYSTTTILAITGNIIVILVFTVGKWSRTDLRPFLINLAIADLVMAIFCMPFTFTYVLLETWIFSKPVCPMVLFVQMVAVTASVSTNMAIGIDRFLAVAFPLRSRLTSARSKCIILPIWIASVMLASVNLFVGRAFDLKVPPKGGGLPNLTITKCEEVWPNATPRRVFTLFVLTITYLLPMLILGVTYSIIGVILWRRTAPGNADRVRDSQQLRSKRKVIKTLVIVVTIFVLCWLPLHVFFLILDFQPALANMSNQTLTSIYLGVHWLAMSNSFANPIIYGFTNESFRADLVNLCVKIFPCCICLKRLMRRRISMSTYDTGVFRRQSAIHYKARTRTAFTNTTPNGNMRSAFQPHKFHAIDMRMEQIE